A genome region from Salvia splendens isolate huo1 chromosome 19, SspV2, whole genome shotgun sequence includes the following:
- the LOC121779885 gene encoding cysteine--tRNA ligase 2, cytoplasmic-like isoform X1: protein MAGKKPELQLYNSMTKEKEVFKPIVEGKVGMYICGVTSYDLSHIGHARAYVAFDVLYRYLKYLDYDVSYVRNFTDVDDKIIRRANEVGEDPVALSGRFCQEFLNDMADLQCLLPTNQPRVTDHMEQIKDMIAKIISNGCAYPVDGDVYFSVDSFPNYGRLSGRKLEDNRAGERVAVDTRKKNPADFALWKTAKPGEPQWDSPWGPGRPGWHIECSAMSAHYLTHAFDIHGGGMDLIFPHHENEIAQSCAACSESKVNYWIHNGFVTANDEKMSKSVGNFFTIREVTKLYHPLALRHFLLGTHYRSPVNYSISQIEIASDAVFYIYQTLKDCEDALSAFREDAGLNNPKVRISPAAQECISRLHNDFETKLADDLHTPTILNASLQEAFKYINTSVNSMKKKQQKQQQLSIVKSLIDLEIEIKQVLGTLGLLSSSTYAEVLEQLRDKALRRAELTEEDILQSIEERTLARKNKEFSRSDQIRSDLAAKGIALMDVGNGTVWRPCVPAQAESAEVDAKNVPPAEKEIEDETSIEA from the exons ATGGCGGGGAAGAAGCCGGAGCTGCAATTGTATAACAGTATGACGAAGGAGAAGGAGGTATTTAAGCCAATTGTTGAGGGCAAAGTTGGGATGTATATTTGCGGCGTCACTTCCTACGATCTCAGCCACATCGGCCACGCGCGCGCCTACGTTGCGTTCGATGTTCTCTACAG ATATCTCAAATATTTGGACTATGATGTTTCTTACGTGCGGAATTTCACTGATGTTGATGACAAG ATTATTCGTCGAGCAAATGAGGTTGGTGAAGACCCAGTAGCATTGAGTGGGCGGTTTTGCCAAGAGTTTCTTAATGACATGGCTGATCTCCAGTGCCTTCTTCCAACCAACCAACCACGTGTTACTGATCATATGGAGCAAATCAAGGATATGATAGCTAAG ATTATTAGCAATGGCTGTGCTTATCCTGTTGATGGAGATGTTTACTTCTCTGTTGATAGTTTCCCAAATTATGGTCGTTTATCGGGGCGGAAGCTAGAAGATAATAGAGCTGGAGAACGGGTTGCTGTAGATACAAGGAAGAAGAATCCTGCTGACTTTGCTTTGTGGAAG ACTGCAAAGCCTGGGGAGCCACAATGGGACAGCCCCTGGGGTCCTGGAAGACCAGGATGGCACATTGAATGCAGTGCCATGAGTGCTCATTACTTGACACACGCATTTGATATTCATGGCGGTGGGATGGATTTGATCTTTCCTCATCATGAAAATGAGATTGCTCAGAGTTGTGCGGCTTGCTCAGAGAGCAAAGTTAATTACTGGATACATAATGGTTTTGTTACAGCAAATGATGAGAAAATGTCAAAATCTGTTGGAAACTTTTTCACCATTCGCGAG GTTACGAAATTGTACCATCCTCTTGCACTAAGGCACTTCCTCTTGGGAACTCACTACCGTTCTCCAGTCAATTATTCCATATCTCAGATAGAAATTGCTTCAGATGCTGTTTTCTACATATATCAG ACACTTAAAGATTGTGAAGATGCATTGTCAGCATTTAGAGAAGATGCTGGACTCAACAATCCAAAAGTTCGTATCAGTCCTGCTGCCCAAGAATGCATAAGTAGGCTGCATAACGATTTTGAGACAAAACTAGCTGATGATCTGCACACACCCACCATTCTAAATGCTTCCCTGCAAGAAGCATTCAAATACATCAATACGAGTGTAAACTCAATGAAG AAGAAGCAGCAGAAGCAACAGCAATTATCAATTGTTAAGTCGCTTATTGATCTAGAGATAGAGATCAAGCAAGTTCTCGGCACTCTTGGATTACTTTCCAGTTCAACTTACGCTGAG GTATTGGAACAACTGAGAGACAAGGCTCTGAGAAGGGCAGAGTTGACCGAAGAGGATATTCTCCAATCAATTGAGGAAAGAACACTAGCCCGGAAAAACAAAGAGTTCTCTAGAAGCGATCAGATCAGGAGCGATCTTGCAGCAAAGGGAATCGCATTGATGGATGTCGGGAATGGCACTGTCTGGAGGCCCTGCGTGCCAGCTCAAGCAGAGAGCGCAGAGGTTGATGCCAAAAATGTGCCGCCTGCTGAAAAAG AAATTGAAGATGAAACATCAATTGAAGCATGA
- the LOC121779885 gene encoding cysteine--tRNA ligase 2, cytoplasmic-like isoform X2 — MAGKKPELQLYNSMTKEKEVFKPIVEGKVGMYICGVTSYDLSHIGHARAYVAFDVLYRYLKYLDYDVSYVRNFTDVDDKIIRRANEVGEDPVALSGRFCQEFLNDMADLQCLLPTNQPRVTDHMEQIKDMIAKIISNGCAYPVDGDVYFSVDSFPNYGRLSGRKLEDNRAGERVAVDTRKKNPADFALWKTAKPGEPQWDSPWGPGRPGWHIECSAMSAHYLTHAFDIHGGGMDLIFPHHENEIAQSCAACSESKVNYWIHNGFVTANDEKMSKSVGNFFTIREVTKLYHPLALRHFLLGTHYRSPVNYSISQIEIASDAVFYIYQTLKDCEDALSAFREDAGLNNPKVRISPAAQECISRLHNDFETKLADDLHTPTILNASLQEAFKYINTSVNSMKKKQQKQQQLSIVKSLIDLEIEIKQVLGTLGLLSSSTYAEVLEQLRDKALRRAELTEEDILQSIEERTLARKNKEFSRSDQIRSDLAAKGIALMDVGNGTVWRPCVPAQAESAEVDAKNVPPAEKGQSAKPTNK, encoded by the exons ATGGCGGGGAAGAAGCCGGAGCTGCAATTGTATAACAGTATGACGAAGGAGAAGGAGGTATTTAAGCCAATTGTTGAGGGCAAAGTTGGGATGTATATTTGCGGCGTCACTTCCTACGATCTCAGCCACATCGGCCACGCGCGCGCCTACGTTGCGTTCGATGTTCTCTACAG ATATCTCAAATATTTGGACTATGATGTTTCTTACGTGCGGAATTTCACTGATGTTGATGACAAG ATTATTCGTCGAGCAAATGAGGTTGGTGAAGACCCAGTAGCATTGAGTGGGCGGTTTTGCCAAGAGTTTCTTAATGACATGGCTGATCTCCAGTGCCTTCTTCCAACCAACCAACCACGTGTTACTGATCATATGGAGCAAATCAAGGATATGATAGCTAAG ATTATTAGCAATGGCTGTGCTTATCCTGTTGATGGAGATGTTTACTTCTCTGTTGATAGTTTCCCAAATTATGGTCGTTTATCGGGGCGGAAGCTAGAAGATAATAGAGCTGGAGAACGGGTTGCTGTAGATACAAGGAAGAAGAATCCTGCTGACTTTGCTTTGTGGAAG ACTGCAAAGCCTGGGGAGCCACAATGGGACAGCCCCTGGGGTCCTGGAAGACCAGGATGGCACATTGAATGCAGTGCCATGAGTGCTCATTACTTGACACACGCATTTGATATTCATGGCGGTGGGATGGATTTGATCTTTCCTCATCATGAAAATGAGATTGCTCAGAGTTGTGCGGCTTGCTCAGAGAGCAAAGTTAATTACTGGATACATAATGGTTTTGTTACAGCAAATGATGAGAAAATGTCAAAATCTGTTGGAAACTTTTTCACCATTCGCGAG GTTACGAAATTGTACCATCCTCTTGCACTAAGGCACTTCCTCTTGGGAACTCACTACCGTTCTCCAGTCAATTATTCCATATCTCAGATAGAAATTGCTTCAGATGCTGTTTTCTACATATATCAG ACACTTAAAGATTGTGAAGATGCATTGTCAGCATTTAGAGAAGATGCTGGACTCAACAATCCAAAAGTTCGTATCAGTCCTGCTGCCCAAGAATGCATAAGTAGGCTGCATAACGATTTTGAGACAAAACTAGCTGATGATCTGCACACACCCACCATTCTAAATGCTTCCCTGCAAGAAGCATTCAAATACATCAATACGAGTGTAAACTCAATGAAG AAGAAGCAGCAGAAGCAACAGCAATTATCAATTGTTAAGTCGCTTATTGATCTAGAGATAGAGATCAAGCAAGTTCTCGGCACTCTTGGATTACTTTCCAGTTCAACTTACGCTGAG GTATTGGAACAACTGAGAGACAAGGCTCTGAGAAGGGCAGAGTTGACCGAAGAGGATATTCTCCAATCAATTGAGGAAAGAACACTAGCCCGGAAAAACAAAGAGTTCTCTAGAAGCGATCAGATCAGGAGCGATCTTGCAGCAAAGGGAATCGCATTGATGGATGTCGGGAATGGCACTGTCTGGAGGCCCTGCGTGCCAGCTCAAGCAGAGAGCGCAGAGGTTGATGCCAAAAATGTGCCGCCTGCTGAAAAAGGTCAGTCGGCTAAACCAACCAATAAATAG
- the LOC121779833 gene encoding cysteine--tRNA ligase 2, cytoplasmic-like isoform X1, with the protein MAAKKPELQLYNTTTKEKEVFKPIVDGKVGMYICGVTSYDLSHIGHARAYVAFDVLYRYLKYVGYDVTYVRNFTDVDDKIIRRANEVGEDPIALSGRFCQEFLNDMADLQCLLPTDQPRVTDHMEQIKDMIAKIISNGCAYPVDGDVYFSVDSFPNYGRLSGRKLEDNRAGERVAVDTRKKNPADFALWKAAKPGEPQWDSPWGPGRPGWHIECSAMSAHYLTHTFDIHGGGMDLIFPHHENEIAQSCAACSGSKVNYWIHNGFVTANDEKMSKSVGNFFTIREVTKLYHPLALRHFLLGTHYRSPVNYSISQIEIASEAVFYIYQTLKDCEDALSAFREDAGLNNPKVRISPAAQECISRLHNDFKTKLADDLHTPTILNSSLQEAFKYINTSVNSLKKKLQKQPQLSIVKSLIDLEIEIKQVLSTLGLLSSSTYTEVLEQLKDKALKRAELTEEDILQSIEERTLARKNKEFSRSDQIRSDLAAKGIALMDVGNGTVWRPCVPAQPESAQADAKKAPPAQPESAQADNKNAPPAQPESTQADTKNAPPAEKGQPA; encoded by the exons ATGGCGGCGAAGAAGCCCGAGCTGCAATTGTACAACACTACGACGAAGGAGAAGGAGGTATTTAAGCCGATTGTTGATGGTAAAGTTGGGATGTATATTTGCGGGGTCACTTCCTACGATCTCAGCCACATCGGCCACGCGCGCGCCTACGTTGCTTTCGATGTTCTCTACAG ATATCTCAAATATGTGGGCTATGATGTTACATATGTGCGGAATTTCACTGATGTTGATGACAAG ATTATTCGTCGAGCAAATGAGGTTGGTGAAGACCCAATAGCATTGAGTGGGCGGTTTTGCCAAGAGTTTCTTAATGACATGGCTGATCTCCAGTGCCTTCTTCCTACCGACCAACCACGTGTTACTGATCATATGGAGCAAATCAAGGATATGATAGCTAAG ATTATTAGCAATGGCTGTGCTTATCCTGTTGATGGAGATGTTTACTTCTCTGTTGATAGTTTCCCAAATTATGGTCGTTTATCGGGGCGGAAGCTAGAAGATAATAGAGCTGGAGAACGGGTTGCTGTAGATACGAGGAAGAAAAATCCTGCTGACTTTGCTCTGTGGAAG GCTGCAAAGCCTGGGGAACCACAATGGGACAGCCCCTGGGGTCCTGGAAGACCAGGATGGCACATTGAATGCAGTGCCATGAGTGCACATTACCTGACACACACATTTGATATTCATGGTGGTGGGATGGATTTGATCTTTCCTCATCATGAAAATGAGATTGCTCAGAGTTGTGCTGCTTGCTCAGGGAGCAAGGTTAATTACTGGATACATAATGGTTTTGTTACAGCAAATGATGAGAAAATGTCAAAATCTGTTGGAAACTTTTTCACCATTCGCGAG GTTACGAAATTGTACCATCCTCTTGCACTAAGGCACTTCCTCTTGGGAACTCACTACCGTTCTCCTGTCAATTATTCCATTTCTCAGATAGAAATTGCTTCAGAGGCTGTTTTCTACATATATCAG ACTCTTAAAGATTGTGAAGATGCATTGTCCGCATTTAGAGAAGATGCTGGACTCAACAATCCAAAAGTTCGTATCAGTCCTGCTGCCCAAGAATGCATAAGTAGGCTGCATAACGATTTCAAGACAAAACTAGCTGATGATCTGCACACACCCACCATCCTAAATTCTTCCCTGCAAGAAGCATTCAAATACATCAATACGAGTGTAAACTCATTGAAG AAGAAGCTGCAGAAGCAACCACAATTGTCCATTGTTAAGTCGCTTATTGATCTAGAGATAGAGATCAAGCAAGTTCTCAGCACTCTTGGATTACTTTCCAGTTCCACTTACACTGAG GTCTTGGAACAACTGAAAGACAAGGCTCTGAAAAGGGCAGAGTTGACTGAAGAGGATATTCTCCAATCAATCGAGGAAAGAACACTAGCCCGAAAGAACAAAGAGTTCTCGAGAAGCGATCAGATCAGGAGTGATCTTGCAGCAAAGGGAATCGCATTGATGGATGTCGGGAATGGCACTGTCTGGAGGCCCTGCGTCCCAGCTCAACCGGAGAGCGCTCAGGCTGATGCCAAAAAGGCACCGCCTGCTCAACCGGAGAGCGCTCAGGCTGATAACAAAAATGCGCCGCCTGCTCAACCGGAGAGCACTCAGGCTGATACCAAAAATGCGCCGCCTGCTGAAAAAGGTCAGCCGGCTTAA
- the LOC121779833 gene encoding cysteine--tRNA ligase CPS1 homolog, chloroplastic/mitochondrial-like isoform X2: MADLQCLLPTDQPRVTDHMEQIKDMIAKIISNGCAYPVDGDVYFSVDSFPNYGRLSGRKLEDNRAGERVAVDTRKKNPADFALWKAAKPGEPQWDSPWGPGRPGWHIECSAMSAHYLTHTFDIHGGGMDLIFPHHENEIAQSCAACSGSKVNYWIHNGFVTANDEKMSKSVGNFFTIREVTKLYHPLALRHFLLGTHYRSPVNYSISQIEIASEAVFYIYQTLKDCEDALSAFREDAGLNNPKVRISPAAQECISRLHNDFKTKLADDLHTPTILNSSLQEAFKYINTSVNSLKKKLQKQPQLSIVKSLIDLEIEIKQVLSTLGLLSSSTYTEVLEQLKDKALKRAELTEEDILQSIEERTLARKNKEFSRSDQIRSDLAAKGIALMDVGNGTVWRPCVPAQPESAQADAKKAPPAQPESAQADNKNAPPAQPESTQADTKNAPPAEKGQPA, encoded by the exons ATGGCTGATCTCCAGTGCCTTCTTCCTACCGACCAACCACGTGTTACTGATCATATGGAGCAAATCAAGGATATGATAGCTAAG ATTATTAGCAATGGCTGTGCTTATCCTGTTGATGGAGATGTTTACTTCTCTGTTGATAGTTTCCCAAATTATGGTCGTTTATCGGGGCGGAAGCTAGAAGATAATAGAGCTGGAGAACGGGTTGCTGTAGATACGAGGAAGAAAAATCCTGCTGACTTTGCTCTGTGGAAG GCTGCAAAGCCTGGGGAACCACAATGGGACAGCCCCTGGGGTCCTGGAAGACCAGGATGGCACATTGAATGCAGTGCCATGAGTGCACATTACCTGACACACACATTTGATATTCATGGTGGTGGGATGGATTTGATCTTTCCTCATCATGAAAATGAGATTGCTCAGAGTTGTGCTGCTTGCTCAGGGAGCAAGGTTAATTACTGGATACATAATGGTTTTGTTACAGCAAATGATGAGAAAATGTCAAAATCTGTTGGAAACTTTTTCACCATTCGCGAG GTTACGAAATTGTACCATCCTCTTGCACTAAGGCACTTCCTCTTGGGAACTCACTACCGTTCTCCTGTCAATTATTCCATTTCTCAGATAGAAATTGCTTCAGAGGCTGTTTTCTACATATATCAG ACTCTTAAAGATTGTGAAGATGCATTGTCCGCATTTAGAGAAGATGCTGGACTCAACAATCCAAAAGTTCGTATCAGTCCTGCTGCCCAAGAATGCATAAGTAGGCTGCATAACGATTTCAAGACAAAACTAGCTGATGATCTGCACACACCCACCATCCTAAATTCTTCCCTGCAAGAAGCATTCAAATACATCAATACGAGTGTAAACTCATTGAAG AAGAAGCTGCAGAAGCAACCACAATTGTCCATTGTTAAGTCGCTTATTGATCTAGAGATAGAGATCAAGCAAGTTCTCAGCACTCTTGGATTACTTTCCAGTTCCACTTACACTGAG GTCTTGGAACAACTGAAAGACAAGGCTCTGAAAAGGGCAGAGTTGACTGAAGAGGATATTCTCCAATCAATCGAGGAAAGAACACTAGCCCGAAAGAACAAAGAGTTCTCGAGAAGCGATCAGATCAGGAGTGATCTTGCAGCAAAGGGAATCGCATTGATGGATGTCGGGAATGGCACTGTCTGGAGGCCCTGCGTCCCAGCTCAACCGGAGAGCGCTCAGGCTGATGCCAAAAAGGCACCGCCTGCTCAACCGGAGAGCGCTCAGGCTGATAACAAAAATGCGCCGCCTGCTCAACCGGAGAGCACTCAGGCTGATACCAAAAATGCGCCGCCTGCTGAAAAAGGTCAGCCGGCTTAA